One window of the Klebsiella sp. WP3-W18-ESBL-02 genome contains the following:
- the selA gene encoding L-seryl-tRNA(Sec) selenium transferase, with the protein MSLYSQLPATDRLLREPAFARLLDAHGHTQVVEQLRQMLDDARLSIREQQALPAWSEDWAQETAQRLARDAQSALRPVINLTGTVLHTNLGRAQQATSAVNAVAQVMRDPVTLEYDLDGAGRGHRDRALADLLCRLTGAEDACIVNNNAAAVLLMLAATAAGKEVVVSRGELVEIGGAFRIPDVMRQAGCVLHEVGTTNRTHAKDYRQAVNDNTALLMKVHTSNYSIEGFTKSVEEAELAEMGHELGVPVVADLGSGSLVDLSRYGLPKEPMPQEMIAAGVSLVSFSGDKLLGGPQAGIIVGKKTLIAQLQQHPLKRALRADKMTLAALEATLRLYLHPEKLAAELPTLRLLSRHVKEINQQAQRLRTPLAERYDAEFAVQVMPCMSQIGSGSLPAESLPSAAIAFTPLDGRGSRLEALANRWRSLPVPVIGRIYDGRLWLDLRCLEDEPRFLEMLLK; encoded by the coding sequence CTGTCACTCTACAGCCAGCTTCCCGCAACCGACCGCTTGCTTCGCGAGCCTGCGTTTGCGCGTTTACTTGATGCCCATGGCCACACTCAGGTGGTAGAACAGCTCCGCCAGATGCTGGACGATGCGCGGCTTAGCATCCGTGAGCAGCAGGCGCTGCCGGCCTGGAGCGAGGACTGGGCGCAGGAGACGGCACAGCGGCTGGCGCGCGATGCGCAAAGCGCGCTGCGCCCGGTCATCAACCTGACGGGCACCGTGCTGCACACCAACCTGGGCCGTGCACAGCAGGCAACGTCGGCTGTGAATGCCGTCGCCCAGGTTATGCGCGATCCGGTGACGCTGGAGTACGACCTGGACGGCGCCGGGCGCGGCCACCGCGATCGGGCGTTAGCCGACCTGCTGTGCCGTTTAACCGGCGCGGAAGATGCCTGTATCGTCAATAATAACGCCGCCGCGGTGCTGCTGATGCTGGCGGCGACGGCGGCCGGAAAAGAAGTGGTGGTGTCGCGTGGCGAGCTGGTGGAAATTGGCGGCGCGTTCCGTATCCCTGACGTGATGCGCCAGGCCGGCTGCGTGCTGCACGAAGTGGGCACCACCAACCGCACCCATGCCAAAGACTACCGCCAGGCGGTAAATGACAATACCGCGCTGTTAATGAAGGTGCACACCAGCAACTACAGCATTGAAGGGTTTACCAAATCGGTAGAAGAAGCCGAGCTGGCGGAAATGGGCCACGAGCTGGGCGTGCCGGTGGTGGCAGATTTGGGCAGCGGTTCGCTGGTCGATCTGAGCCGCTACGGGCTGCCAAAAGAACCGATGCCGCAGGAGATGATTGCCGCCGGCGTCAGCCTCGTGAGCTTCTCCGGCGATAAGCTGCTGGGGGGCCCGCAGGCGGGAATCATCGTCGGCAAAAAAACGCTGATAGCCCAGCTGCAGCAGCACCCGCTCAAGCGTGCGCTGCGCGCGGATAAAATGACGCTGGCGGCGCTTGAAGCCACTCTGCGTCTGTATTTGCACCCGGAAAAACTGGCGGCAGAGCTACCGACGCTGCGCTTGCTTAGCCGCCACGTTAAAGAGATCAACCAACAGGCGCAGCGTCTGCGTACCCCGCTGGCCGAGCGCTACGACGCGGAATTCGCCGTTCAGGTCATGCCGTGTATGTCGCAGATTGGCAGCGGCTCGCTGCCCGCCGAAAGCCTGCCCAGCGCGGCCATTGCTTTTACGCCGCTCGATGGGCGCGGCAGTCGCCTTGAGGCGCTGGCAAACCGCTGGCGCAGCCTGCCGGTGCCGGTCATTGGCCGGATTTATGACGGACGCCTGTGGCTGGATTTACGCTGCCTTGAAGATGAACCCCGTTTCCTGGAGATGTTGCTGAAATGA
- a CDS encoding helix-turn-helix domain-containing protein, which produces MTEVKGNKLAIEGEGIANIQERLKQLFKGRSLRQASMDWGLPYSTLNNYFSKGATPGLDVVIRIAQLEGVPISWLASGKNDVIDFGESHRGTSDSKMSNTIAEPIPEYGSSLQIAFTGAPVCSDAALATTWETIFQSLSLSERSALVSSFVKIGAKGILQALNQVNDADSSWMSLSYEEKERLIRLNEQLKKGTSETDSGVGQQDLASTDKKAG; this is translated from the coding sequence ATGACAGAGGTAAAAGGAAACAAACTTGCTATTGAGGGGGAAGGAATAGCAAACATTCAAGAGCGTTTGAAGCAACTCTTTAAAGGCAGGTCGTTACGACAGGCATCTATGGATTGGGGGTTGCCGTACTCTACTTTGAATAACTATTTCTCCAAAGGAGCAACACCTGGTCTAGATGTAGTTATTCGCATAGCTCAGCTTGAGGGAGTTCCTATCAGTTGGTTGGCTTCAGGTAAAAATGATGTGATTGATTTTGGCGAGTCCCATCGTGGCACAAGCGATTCTAAGATGAGTAATACTATTGCCGAACCTATCCCGGAATATGGCAGTTCGCTGCAAATCGCCTTTACTGGAGCTCCTGTTTGCAGCGATGCAGCACTGGCTACAACATGGGAGACGATTTTTCAATCCTTGAGCCTTAGCGAACGCTCAGCCCTTGTTAGCTCTTTCGTCAAGATTGGGGCAAAGGGTATTTTGCAGGCACTTAACCAAGTCAATGATGCAGACTCAAGCTGGATGTCTTTAAGCTACGAAGAAAAAGAACGACTGATTCGATTGAATGAGCAACTGAAAAAAGGGACATCTGAGACTGATAGCGGCGTAGGCCAACAAGACCTAGCTAGCACTGACAAGAAGGCCGGTTAA
- a CDS encoding AAA family ATPase, with protein sequence MTQINHEAIRATVKELIDSKETSGAALARETGLSTAVISTFMNGKYKGDNDAVAISLNTWLESRNATQNTLPVRPDYVVTPTSESITSALTWAQLTHTIALIYGNPGVGKSEALKQYTRNGNNVWRITASKSRTNELETMYELALEMGISDAPYQRGALSRLLRRRLRDTGALIIIDEADWLNYDAIEELRILQEECNIGLAFTGNHKVYDRLTGGTRSVDFARLFSRVAKKVVINNIKAGDVDAFCDAWHVPGKDERQLLKAIAKRPGALRSLSHILPLAHIYASGKNETMNTGHIHSAMIELGHAEITEE encoded by the coding sequence ATGACGCAAATTAACCATGAAGCTATCCGCGCTACCGTAAAAGAACTTATCGACAGTAAAGAGACTTCCGGCGCAGCGCTTGCCCGTGAAACTGGCCTGTCGACAGCGGTCATTTCCACGTTCATGAACGGCAAATACAAAGGGGATAACGATGCGGTCGCTATCAGCCTGAACACCTGGCTTGAATCGCGTAATGCAACGCAGAACACCCTTCCGGTACGGCCTGACTACGTTGTGACGCCAACCTCCGAGAGCATCACTTCTGCGCTGACCTGGGCACAACTGACCCACACCATTGCGCTGATTTATGGCAATCCGGGCGTCGGTAAGTCCGAGGCACTGAAACAGTACACCCGTAACGGGAATAACGTCTGGCGCATCACGGCGAGCAAAAGCCGTACCAATGAACTGGAGACCATGTATGAGCTGGCGCTGGAAATGGGTATCTCTGACGCGCCTTATCAGCGTGGTGCCTTATCCCGTCTGTTGCGCCGACGCCTGCGTGACACCGGCGCGTTAATCATTATCGACGAGGCCGACTGGCTGAACTACGACGCCATTGAAGAACTGCGCATTCTCCAGGAGGAATGCAACATCGGGCTGGCCTTTACCGGCAACCATAAGGTTTATGACCGTCTGACTGGGGGAACGCGCAGTGTCGACTTTGCCCGTCTGTTTTCCCGCGTAGCGAAAAAAGTCGTTATCAACAACATCAAAGCCGGTGACGTCGACGCGTTCTGCGATGCGTGGCACGTACCCGGTAAAGACGAACGCCAGCTACTGAAAGCCATTGCTAAACGTCCTGGCGCACTGCGCTCGCTCTCCCACATCCTGCCGCTGGCGCATATCTATGCCAGTGGCAAGAACGAAACGATGAACACGGGTCACATCCACAGCGCGATGATCGAACTCGGCCACGCCGAAATCACCGAGGAATAA
- a CDS encoding helix-turn-helix domain-containing protein, which translates to MQRNEVSCDWHRIDIVAALHKRGLTMRGLSVSVGLKPDTLKNALHRAYPKGERIIADALNVDPSSIWPSRYNKD; encoded by the coding sequence ATGCAAAGAAATGAAGTGTCGTGTGACTGGCATCGCATCGACATCGTTGCCGCGCTCCATAAGCGTGGGCTGACGATGCGCGGCCTCTCGGTCAGTGTGGGGCTCAAACCGGACACGCTGAAAAATGCGTTACACAGAGCCTATCCCAAAGGAGAGCGCATCATCGCCGATGCTCTCAATGTAGATCCTTCATCAATTTGGCCGAGCCGCTACAACAAGGATTAG
- a CDS encoding transposase domain-containing protein — MFVTVNELVGVPGLPTTLQGLRYSLKKCADNSPELVRKRAGSKAFEYHISVLPPEVRAELLSSKGMVETSTGVIDLPVRLKANVETADNFERKQLWQHWEMATNEQRLRAEQRAKAVTLLSELVSSGLSLRLAMRTAAHKLQMSEGSLRNLYYRVQNRSRDLWAPVLLDRRLREKCKTSREAPISEEAWQFFLGDYLRPEEPCFTKSYELLVIAATEYGWEIPSERTLRRRVEREIDARVLVATRKGDNALARMFPSQQRTVAQLHAMEWINGDGYQHNVFVRWYNGEVIRPKTWVWQDVHSRKIIGWRTDVSENSDSIRLSLMDAIATFGKPEHVTIDNTRAAANKWLSGGVPNRYRFKVKPDDPMGILPMLGIQVHWTSVIGGKGWGQAKPIERAFGVGGLGDYIDKHPSLAGAYTGPNTQNKPDNYGDRVVDVETFITAISEGIAMFNARAKRETEMCRGELSFDQAFERSYSNSIVTRLSDEQIRQLMLPAEAVTVKVTGEFFLESGGTLYGRKNSYWHPSLANIRQRKITVRFDPRNLHSEVACYDLDGRFLCMAECRSAVAFGDTEKGREHSRQRKQMMTHTKRAARAQRRMSAIEVNDLLPKVAPPEPPQRHVVERVFTDGNALKKAMEIQEEQNENDVIFQALMKSVSKAKK, encoded by the coding sequence ATGTTTGTCACCGTGAATGAGTTAGTCGGCGTACCTGGGTTACCTACGACATTACAGGGGCTGAGATACAGCCTGAAAAAATGTGCTGATAATTCTCCCGAGTTAGTCAGAAAGCGTGCTGGCAGTAAGGCCTTTGAATATCACATTTCAGTGCTGCCCCCGGAGGTCAGGGCTGAATTGTTGTCCTCCAAAGGAATGGTGGAAACCTCAACTGGAGTAATTGACCTCCCCGTTCGCCTCAAAGCAAATGTAGAAACCGCTGATAATTTCGAACGTAAACAACTCTGGCAACACTGGGAGATGGCCACTAACGAGCAACGCCTACGCGCTGAACAACGTGCTAAAGCCGTCACGTTACTTTCTGAGCTGGTGAGTTCCGGTCTTTCGCTGCGACTGGCGATGAGAACAGCCGCTCACAAACTCCAGATGAGTGAGGGTTCATTACGTAATTTGTATTACCGGGTTCAAAACAGAAGCCGTGATTTATGGGCTCCTGTACTCCTTGACCGCCGTCTTCGTGAAAAATGCAAGACCAGCCGTGAAGCGCCGATAAGCGAGGAAGCCTGGCAGTTTTTCCTGGGGGATTACCTGCGCCCGGAAGAGCCATGCTTTACCAAATCTTATGAGCTTCTGGTCATCGCAGCGACAGAATATGGCTGGGAAATACCTTCCGAACGCACGCTCCGCCGTCGTGTCGAGCGCGAGATTGATGCGCGAGTGCTGGTTGCCACCCGCAAAGGTGATAACGCTCTGGCCCGCATGTTCCCCAGCCAGCAACGCACCGTCGCGCAGCTGCATGCGATGGAGTGGATAAACGGTGATGGTTACCAGCACAACGTCTTTGTGCGCTGGTATAACGGCGAAGTCATCCGTCCTAAAACATGGGTCTGGCAGGATGTCCACAGCCGCAAAATTATCGGCTGGCGTACTGATGTATCCGAAAACAGCGACAGTATTCGCCTGTCACTGATGGATGCGATTGCCACCTTTGGTAAGCCTGAGCACGTCACTATCGATAACACCCGCGCCGCTGCCAACAAATGGCTGAGTGGTGGTGTCCCGAATCGCTACCGCTTCAAGGTCAAGCCTGATGACCCGATGGGTATCCTGCCAATGCTGGGAATCCAGGTGCACTGGACCAGTGTTATCGGCGGCAAAGGCTGGGGTCAGGCCAAACCGATTGAACGTGCGTTCGGTGTGGGTGGCCTTGGCGACTACATCGACAAACACCCCTCTCTGGCCGGGGCATACACCGGGCCAAACACGCAAAACAAGCCGGACAATTACGGTGACCGGGTGGTTGATGTTGAGACCTTTATCACTGCAATCAGCGAGGGGATCGCGATGTTCAACGCCCGTGCCAAGCGTGAAACTGAAATGTGCCGTGGTGAACTTTCGTTTGATCAGGCCTTTGAGCGCAGCTACAGCAACTCGATTGTTACCCGCCTGAGTGATGAGCAAATCCGCCAACTCATGCTGCCAGCGGAAGCCGTCACGGTGAAAGTCACCGGCGAGTTTTTCCTCGAGTCCGGCGGCACGCTGTACGGACGCAAGAACAGCTACTGGCATCCGTCTCTGGCGAATATCCGTCAGCGCAAAATTACCGTGCGTTTCGACCCCCGCAACCTTCACAGCGAAGTGGCCTGCTATGACCTGGACGGGCGTTTCCTCTGCATGGCGGAATGCCGCTCAGCAGTGGCCTTCGGCGATACCGAAAAAGGCCGTGAACACAGCCGTCAGCGCAAACAGATGATGACGCATACCAAACGTGCGGCCCGTGCACAGCGCCGGATGAGCGCTATTGAGGTCAATGATTTGCTGCCGAAGGTGGCACCACCTGAACCGCCACAGCGCCATGTTGTCGAGCGGGTATTTACTGACGGCAATGCGCTGAAAAAAGCAATGGAGATACAGGAGGAACAGAACGAAAACGACGTGATTTTCCAGGCACTGATGAAGTCAGTCAGCAAGGCGAAAAAATAA
- a CDS encoding host nuclease inhibitor protein, producing the protein MAKITAYVWASGLIEFGHPLPDGALPIISGEENRVRELIDIWARHSRTGDQLLVPGVPEALGQREGCDALMKFTDHITREYLEK; encoded by the coding sequence ATGGCGAAAATTACCGCTTATGTATGGGCTTCCGGGCTGATTGAGTTTGGTCATCCGTTGCCGGATGGCGCATTACCCATTATTTCCGGCGAAGAGAATCGGGTCCGTGAGCTGATTGATATCTGGGCCCGTCATTCCCGCACCGGTGACCAGTTGCTGGTGCCGGGCGTACCCGAGGCACTCGGCCAGCGTGAAGGTTGCGATGCGCTGATGAAATTTACCGATCACATCACTCGCGAATATCTTGAAAAATAA